The Schizosaccharomyces pombe strain 972h- genome assembly, chromosome: I genome contains a region encoding:
- the ser1 gene encoding phosphoserine aminotransferase, which translates to MSSREEVVNFAAGPAAMITSVVEEFGKDFVNFQGLGMGVAEISHRSKQGSGIVTSAESNFRKLYNIPENFHILFMQGGGTEQFAACLYNVYAHHALKNGNAKSLVANYIITGAWSKKAYAEAERLGFPCHVAVDMKELAGKYGSLPEDKDLKFTPDGETSLVYYCDNETVHGVEFNEPPTNIPKGAIRVCDVSSNFISRKIDFTKHDIIFAGAQKNAGPAGITVVFVRDSVLARPTPAELHKLNIPVSPTVSDYKIMADNHSLYNTLPVATLHAINLGLEYMLEHGGLVALEASSIEKSKLLYDTLDKHDLYISVVEPAARSRMNVTFRIEPQELESEFLAEAEKHHLVQLKGYRSVGGIRASLYNAISVEQTRRLIDLLESFAKAHSN; encoded by the coding sequence ATGTCATCCAGAGAGGAAGTAGTTAATTTTGCTGCCGGTCCTGCCGCTATGATTACCTCTGTAGTTGAGGAATTTGGAAAGGACTTTGTCAATTTCCAGGGCCTTGGCATGGGTGTCGCTGAAATTTCCCATCGCAGCAAGCAAGGTTCCGGGATCGTTACTTCTGCTGAATCCAATTTTCGTAAACTTTACAATATCCCCGAAAACtttcatattttatttatgcAAGGCGGTGGTACAGAACAATTTGCCGCTTGTCTTTATAATGTTTATGCACACCATGCCCTCAAGAATGGCAATGCTAAATCTCTTGTTGCAAACTATATTATTACCGGAGCCTGGAGTAAAAAAGCATATGCTGAAGCTGAACGCTTAGGCTTCCCATGCCACGTTGCAGTCGATATGAAAGAATTGGCCGGGAAATATGGATCTTTACCAGAGGACAAAGATCTCAAATTTACACCTGATGGCGAAACTTCCTTGGTTTATTATTGTGACAATGAAACTGTTCATGGAGTCGAATTTAATGAACCACCTACAAACATCCCAAAAGGTGCTATTCGCGTTTGCGATGTTTCGTctaatttcatttcaaGAAAAATCGATTTCACCAAGCATGACATAATTTTTGCTGGTGCACAAAAGAATGCTGGTCCTGCAGGAATAACTGTTGTATTCGTCAGAGACTCAGTTCTTGCGCGTCCTACCCCCGCCGAACTTCATAAGCTCAATATCCCTGTCTCCCCTACTGTTTCGGATTATAAGATTATGGCTGATAATCATAGCCTTTACAATACGCTTCCGGTAGCCACGCTCCATGCAATTAACCTTGGCTTGGAATATATGCTTGAGCATGGTGGTCTTGTTGCTCTCGAAGCATCATCAATCGAAAAGTCAAAGTTATTGTACGACACTTTGGATAAGCATGATCTTTATATATCTGTGGTTGAACCTGCCGCTCGTAGTCGCATGAATGTCACATTCCGAATTGAACCTCAGGAGCTTGAGTCTGAATTTTTAGCAGAAGCCGAAAAACATCATCTTGTGCAATTGAAAGGTTATCGCAGTGTAGGGGGAATTCGTGCTTCTCTGTACAATGCGATTTCCGTAGAGCAGACCCGTAGGCTTATTGATCTTTTAGAGTCCTTTGCTAAAGCACACTCTAACTAA
- the pmm1 gene encoding phosphomannomutase Pmm1, with amino-acid sequence MAVIPIEERKFPKTLVLFDVDGTLTPARLSVSPEMLETLQNLRKVVAIGFVGGSDLSKQQEQLSVNGENVIDSFDYAFAENGLTAYRYGQQLASQSFIAWLGEEKYQKLVNFCLHYIADLDIPVKRGTFIEFRNGMINISPVGRNANTEERNEFERFDKGRKIRATMVDVLREKFKDYGLTFSIGGQISFDVFPAGWDKTYCLQHVEKEGFDTIHFFGDKTYKGGNDYEIFVDPRTIGHSVTNPDDTIAELKKIFNI; translated from the exons ATGGCAGTTATCCCTATTGAAGAGCGTAAATTTCCTAAGACCCTAGTTTTATTTGACGTTGATGGAACGCTCACTCCTGCACGTTTG AGTGTCTCCCCTGAAATGCTCGAAACTTTGCAAAATCTTCGCAAGGTTGTCGCTATCGGCTTCGTAGGCGGTAGTGATTTGAGCAAGCAACAAGAGCAACTGAGTGTCAACGGTGAAAACGTAAttgattcttttgattATGCGTTTGCTGAAAACGGATTAACTGCTTATCGTTATGGACAGCAATTAGCTAGTCAGTCATTCATCGCCTGGTTgggagaagaaaaataccaaaaacTGGTTAATTTCTGCTTACATTACATTGCTGATCTGGATATTCCCGTGAAGCGTGGTACTTTCATTGAATTCCGCAACGGTATGATCAACATATCTCCTGTAGGACGCAATGCCAATACTGAGGAACGCAATGAATTTGAACGTTTTGATAAGGGTCGTAAAATTCGCGCTACCATGGTCGATGTTCTTCGCGAAAAATTCAAGGATTATGGATTGACATTTTCCATTGGAGGTCAAATCTCTTTTGATGTGTTCCCTGCTGGTTGGGATAAGACATATTGCTTGCAACACGTAGAGAAAGAGGGATTTGATACAATTCACTTTTTTGGAGACAAGACATACAAAGGCGGCAATgattatgaaatttttgtcGACCCTCGTACTATCGGACATTCTGTTACTAATCCTGACGATACCATTGCTGAActcaagaaaatttttaacatataG
- a CDS encoding DNA repair endonuclease: MNNDNLHDKLTIWRQQQIELKGMLQLIPKFQSLNEIRYVVGLDISFDKSSPKAVSALVIYDLEQRMIIYKDYLCIEKLEEDYVPGFLSFREIKWYLPLLNHIPHQFRIDIILVDGNGVLHPVGFGLACHLGVLLNLPVVGVAKNYLHCVGLTESLDAHRETLKKHVLKKTTDHPILIHSIDQSSEILGAAVWTSSNSKRPVYVSIGNQMNLEQSIQLVQKCSSSHSRVPEPIRQADIYAKFVLSQSKRNKKN; this comes from the exons ATGAATAATGACAATTTGCATGATAAGTTAACGATATGGCGCCAACAGCAAATTGAACTTAAAGGGATGTTGCAGCTAATTCCcaaatttcaaagtttgAATGAAATAAGATATGTTGTAGGATTGGATATCTCTTTTGATAAATCAAGTCCAAAGGCTGTCTCAGCCCTTGTTATTTATGATTTAGAACAACGTATGattatttataaagatTATTTGTGCATTGAGAAATTAGAAGAGGACTATGTTCCCGGGTTTCTTTCATTTCGAGAAATTAAATGGTATTTGCCATTGCTAAATCACATTCCTCATCAATTTCGAATTGATATCATTTTAGTAGATGGAAATGGCGTATTGCATCCTGTCG GATTTGGATTGGCTTGCCATTTAGGTGTGTTGTTGAATCTTCCCGTTGTTGGCGTCGCGAAAAATTACTTACATTGCGTGGGTTTGACTGAAAGCTTAGATGCACATCGTGAAACTTTAAAGAAACACGTGCTAAAGAAAACAACTGATCATCCAATATTGATTCACTCGATTGATCAATCTTCTGAGATTCTGGGCGCTGCAGTATGGACAAGCAGTAACTCGAAACGCCCAGTTTATGTTAGCATCGGTAACCAAATGAATTTAGAACAGTCTATCCAACTCGTACAGAAATGCAGTAGCTCTCATAGCAGGGTACCGGAACCGATCAGGCAAGCAGACATTTATGCCAAATTTGTCCTAAGTCAATCGAAAaggaataagaaaaattaa
- the any2 gene encoding arrestin-related substrate adaptor Any2 has protein sequence MPSLVRRFQHASTEEQPFELNIQMESPPLVMYGNPDVSSGALASGLAKLTVFPADLKCESIVMEFVRIISTKRPLRDSCPDCKAQVEAFEKWEFSKEPTVYTHGTHTWPFTFIIPGHFPQTTNSPFINVTYILKTRVKIPSQPDFVFEYPLNLKRSIVTNADKIAQRLFPPTSLIALLELPPVIHPLSCVPVEFQLTGVKPENSKVGWRLTKISWRIEEQIKAQINGCSTHTGTKKPYIFKETRLLGNNEHKSGWKEDGDRIIFEIPISTSLLSKPICDVSFDGQFSLYIAHQLILETIVVEVMNSHPINSNARILRMKVNLPLTERGGLGVSWDEECPPMFNSVGPSPPAYEQVARSSPTDIPLPPPSCPTNVQRD, from the coding sequence ATGCCTTCATTAGTCAGGAGATTTCAGCATGCTTCAACAGAAGAACAACCTTTCGAACTCAACATCCAGATGGAGTCTCCTCCTTTGGTAATGTATGGGAATCCAGATGTTTCTAGTGGAGCGTTAGCATCTGGACTTGCCAAGTTGACTGTATTTCCTGCAGATCTCAAATGCGAATCCATTGTCATGGAATTCGTCCGCATAATATCCACAAAGCGTCCTTTGCGCGACAGCTGTCCCGATTGCAAAGCTCAGGTTGAGGCTTTTGAGAAATGGGAGTTTTCTAAAGAACCTACCGTATATACTCATGGTACACATACTTGGCCATTCACTTTTATAATACCTGGACATTTTCCACAAACGACCAACTCACCATTCATAAACGTTACTTACATCCTAAAAACTCGCGTTAAGATTCCCAGTCAACCcgattttgtttttgaatatcCTTTAAACTTGAAACGCTCTATTGTCACTAATGCTGATAAAATTGCCCAGCGTCTCTTCCCCCCTACTTCGCTTATTGCTCTTTTAGAGCTGCCTCCTGTAATTCACCCTTTGAGTTGTGTTCCTGTTGAATTTCAGCTGACCGGTGTAAAACCTGAAAACTCCAAGGTTGGTTGGCGCTTAACGAAGATTTCGTGGAGAATAGAAGAACAGATAAAAGCTCAAATAAATGGTTGCTCGACCCATACTGGGACAAAAAAGCCATACATTTTCAAGGAGACTCGGCTGTTGGGAAATAATGAACATAAGTCTGGTTGGAAAGAAGATGGCGATAGAATTATCTTCGAGATCCCTATCAGTACATCTTTACTTTCAAAGCCTATTTGTGATGTTTCCTTTGATGGACAATTCTCTCTATATATTGCCCATCAACTAATTCTTGAGACTATAGTCGTCGAAGTGATGAACTCGCATCCCATAAACTCGAATGCCCGAATTTTAAGGATGAAGGTCAATTTACCTTTGACTGAACGAGGTGGTCTTGGTGTTAGTTGGGATGAGGAATGCCCCCCAATGTTCAATAGTGTTGGACCCAGTCCTCCTGCATATGAGCAAGTTGCTAGATCCTCTCCCACTGATATTCCACTACCTCCACCTTCATGTCCTACAAATGTTCAAAGAGATTGA
- the gpi17 gene encoding putative pig-S family phosphatidylinositol-glycan biosynthesis protein, giving the protein MDSGLKSDSHEVERSNFQLNKPEKSLKRYALLSFYVIILLAIPVWWKTTHYERSSLPFEDMENAPSTVQTHLRFSPTFRILDDKGNNLTKEVQKVLEAEPQIYSYNLKVLEDDPVDYRIVLRESTDLQWFWDENNFIIDTPSKGPSELAILIVNCLWEAFSPQVMEVWSKFTRFSSTVEPSRAETKRTVQFSPQYRVLLSLLVGEGNHEPINWDIENAIQKYFNPLIEQLASLAKLNIETQIQYFVEDAEAYIKDDKFCTKHADLPNLVNNFEKYLSFSPHIREPTIHFVLYVPSPQIQPLWLENEDSNIIPTNSMLLPQWGSITTINFNVTEKKLLHDVDLKDYFRVISRDLLLLLGINDVPVSSLSATLADRLLRQRIAESCIEASDTLQNLAKLVHSMQSMAVPKEIQMYVKDTLLSLDMAYKALSQNNLNEALSYSNNAFSKSQEALFHPSMVTTIYFPDESKYGIYAPLFAPILIPLLISFIKEVKDMLRERKLHRVANVPKPN; this is encoded by the exons ATGGATTCTGGTCTCAAATCTGACTCTCATGAGGTTGAGAGAAGTAATTTTCAGCTTAATAAACCTGAAAAATCACTAAAACGATATGCTTTGCTATCATTTTAT gtaattattttattagcAATTCCGGTTTGGTGGAAAACTACACATTATGAAAGATCAAGTCTTCCTTTTGAAGATATGGAAAATGCACCTTCCACTGTACAAACGCATTTGCGGTTTTCTCCAACCTTTCGAATACTTGATGATAAGGGAAATAATTTAACTAAGGAGGTACAGAAGGTATTAGAAGCAGAACCGCAAATTTACTCATACAATCTGAAAGTGTTAGAAGATGATCCGGTGGATTATCGAATAGTTCTACGCGAATCAACTGATCTACAATGGTTCTGGGatgaaaacaattttataattgatACACCTAGCAAAGGTCCATCAGAATTGGCTATCCTAATCGTAAATTGTTTATGGGAGGCTTTTAGCCCACAGGTAATGGAGGTATGGAGTAAATTTACTCGTTTCTCCTCTACAGTGGAACCATCCCGAGCAGAAACTAAACGTACAGTTCAATTTTCTCCTCAATATAGAGTACTGTTAAGCTTATTGGTAGGTGAGGGAAATCATGAACCGATAAATTGGGATATCGAGAATGCGattcaaaaatactttaaCCCCTTGATCGAACAACTTGCTTCATTAGCTAAACTGAACATTGAAACCCAAATTCAGTATTTCGTAGAGGATGCTGAGGCGTATATTAAAGACGATAAATTTTGCACTAAACACGCGGATCTTCCCAATTTGGTTAataactttgaaaaatatttgt CATTCTCGCCGCATATCAGGGAACCTACAATTCATTTTGTACTTTATGTGCCTAGTCCTCAAATCCAGCCCCTGTGgttagaaaatgaagattctAATATCATACCAACAAATTCAATGTTACTGCCTCAATGGGGGTCCATCACtactattaattttaacgTTACTGAGAAGAAATTGCTACATGATGTTGATCTTAAAGATTACTTCCGCGTGATCTCGAGAGACCTTCTATTGTTATTGGGGATAAATGATGTTCCAGTGAGCTCTTTGTCAGCAACATTAGCTGATAGACTCTTAAGACAAAGAATCGCGGAAAGCTGTATAGAGGCTAGTGACACATTGCAAAATCTTGCCAAGCTGGTTCATTCTATGCAAAGTATGGCCGTTCCAAAGGAAATTCAAATGTATGTTAAAGATACACTGCTATCACTTGATATGGCCTATAAAGCTCTTTCGCAAAACAATCTTAATGAAGCATTATCGTATAGTAATAatgcattttcaaaatcgcAAGAGGCACTTTTTCACCCGAGTATGGTTACGACCATTTATTTCCCCGATGAATCTAAATATGGGATTTACGCCCCTTTGTTTGCTCCGATTTTAATTCCCTTACTTATATCCTTTATCAAAGAAGTAAAGGATATGTTAAGAGAACGTAAATTGCATCGTGTAGCAAACGTGCCGAAGCCAAACTAA
- a CDS encoding NADPH-hemoprotein reductase, with amino-acid sequence MVALFKSSLGRPEQHQTPQIRISPASSNVEHSEKQPRRDFRVKKYVAPGFSQLNWSKLVASGQNLSGVEKPIPVTKEELAKHKTKEDCWIAIRGKVYNVSAYLPYHPAGQKRILDYAGRDATVIFMKFHAWVNEEALLKTSFVGFLV; translated from the exons ATGGTTGCACTTTTTAAGAGTAGTTTAGGAAGACCAGAGCAACACCAAACTCCACAAATCCGGATAAGTCCTGCGTCGAGCAATGTTGAACATTCAGAAAAGCAACCAAGGAGGGACTTTagagttaaaaaatatgtggCACCTGGATTTTCCCAATTAAATTGGTCTAAACTCGTTGCCAGTGGCCAAAATTTATCG GGAGTGGAAAAACCCATACCTGTCACCAAAGAAGAACTTGCTAAACACAAAACCAAGGAGGATTGTTGGATTGCAATTCGTGGAAAGGTCTACAATGTTTCAGCTTATCTCCCTTACCACCCGGCTGGCCAGAAGAGAATCCTTGATTACGCCGGGAGAGATGCTACAGTTATATTTA TGAAATTTCATGCTTGGGTTAATGAAGAAGCATTATTAAAGACTTCATTTGTCGGGTTTTTGGTGTAG
- the cab4 gene encoding cytidylyltransferase, which produces MGKTLIFIKLSSLNECIKYSTIISKIARELSIHKGNELYIWVSCSEMCQKRTKHLFRELQNALCELYLSSATTNDSSLLSVVPTIVLFEYWSNIQLGSITDSWNSVYYSENAKDQILNIPAKSFQSIGPDVLNEIHNIEHLPKKDESEDSGKEINNMVSAVGGTFDHLHVGHKVLLTLTAWFGVKEVIVGVSGDELLKKKVQKEFLENIQKRKEEVSNFLHSIKEDINCRVVTIHDPFGPTITDAEIDSLIVSEETKTGATAVQEERVKRGLPELSIYCIDLLYPAQELNLKDNNSLKVSSTAIREELAKLAYKNK; this is translated from the exons ATGGGGAAAACtcttatatttattaagcTAAGCAGCTTAAATGAGTGTATTAAATATTCTACGATAATATCGAAAATTGCGAGAGAGCTTAGCATTCATAAAGGCAATGAATTATATATCTGGGTAAGTTGCTCTGAAATGTGTCAGAAAAGAACGAAGCATTTGTTTCGTGAGTTGCAAAATGCGCTTTGTGAATTATATCTTTCTTCAGCAACTACAAATGATTCATCTTTGCTTTCTGTTGTGCCCACAATTGTATTATTTGAGTATTGGTCGAACATCCAATTGGGCAGTATTACAGATTCATGGAACTCTGTATATTATTCTGAAAATGCTAAAG accaaattttgaatatacCGGCAAAGAGTTTCCAATCGATTGGGCCAGACGTGCTAAATGAGATCCATAATATTGAGCATTTACCTAAAAAAGATGAGTCTGAGGATTCTGGAAAAGAGATCAACAATATGGTCTCTGCTG TAGGTGGAACTTTCGATCATTTACATGTCGGCCATAAGGTCTTGCTAACTTTAACTGCCTGGTTTGGAGTAAAAGAGGTGATTGTTGGTGTTTCAG GAGATGAGTTGCTTAAAAAGAAGGTTCAAAAGGAGTTTTTAGAGAACATTCAAAAGAGAAAGGAGGAAGTATCGAATTTCCTTCATTCTATAAAAGAAGATATCAACTGTCGTGTAGTCACTATTCATGATCCGTTTGGACCTACCATAACAGATGCCGAGATTGACAGTTTGATTGTTTCTGAAGAGACGAAGACAGGCGCAACAGCTGTGCAAGAGGAAAGAGTAAAAAGGGGGTTACCAGAATTATCAATTTACTGTATCGACTTGTTGTATCCAGCTCAAGAACTGAACCTTAAAGACAATAATTCCTTAAAGGTCAGTTCAACGGCAATTCGTGAAGAACTTGCTAAACTtgcttataaaaataaatga
- a CDS encoding DNAJ domain-containing protein type Caj1/Djp1: protein MATPVDTEYYDLLGISTDATAVDIKKAYRKLAVKYHPDKNPDDPQGASEKFQKISEAYQVLGDEKLRSQYDQFGKEKAVPEQGFTDAYDFFTNLFGGAPFREWVGELSFVKEMFREEDSAVEQGQMNDKQQLLLESSEPTPTIKQQFNDRKKNAQIREREALAKREQEMIEDRRQRIKEVTENLEKRLDDWIAKATTEEGLNALREKYTQEANTLRIESFGVEILHAIGEVYTQKGRTVLKSSKFGIGGFWSRMKEKGKIARATWDTVSAAMDAKLSIDQMQKLEDKGEDQASAEERAKLELDITGKILRASWCGARYDIQGVLREACSNLLKKRVPTELRLKRAHALLEIGTIFSNVEADPDDPNRIFENLILENKKKRKKGSEAKPPKAT from the exons ATGGCTACTCCAGTTGACACTGAGTACTATGATTTACTGGGGATTTCAACGGATGCAACGGCCGTGGATATAAAGAAAGCATATAG AAAACTTGCGGTTAAATATCACCCTGACAAAAATCCCGATGACCCTCAAGGCGCAAGCgaaaagtttcaaaag ATAAGTGAAGCTTATCAAGTATTGGGAGACGAAAAACTGCGATCCCAGTATGATCAATttggaaaggaaaaagcTGTTCCTGAACAAGGTTTCACCGATGCTTacgatttttttacaaaccTCTTTGGAGGCGCGCCTTTTCGAGAATGGGTCGGTGAATTATCGTTTGTAAAGGAAATGTTCCGAGAAGAAGATTCGGCTGTCGAACAAGGCCAAATGAATGACAAGCAACAGCTTTTACTTGAGTCATCGGAACCCACACCCACAATTAAACAGCAATTTAACgatcgaaaaaaaaatgctcaGATTCGTGAACGCGAAGCTTTGGCCAAAAGAGAACAAGAGATGATTGAAGATCGCCGTCAAAGGATTAAAGAAGTAACggaaaatttggaaaaacgCTTAGATGATTGGATCGCCAAGGCTACTACCGAAGAAGGACTTAATGCTCTACGTGAAAAGTATACCCAAGAAGCTAATACTCTTCGCATCGAGTCCTTTGGGGTTGAAATTTTACATGCTATAGGTGAAGTTTATACTCAGAAAGGTCGAACAGTCCTCAAATCTAGTAAATTCGGTATTGGAGGATTTTGGAGTCGAATGAAGGAAAAGGGCAAAATTGCTCGTGCTACGTGGGATACAGTCTCTGCGGCTATGGATGCTAAGCTTAG TATTGACCAAATGCAAAAGCTTGAAGACAAAGGAGAGGACCAAGCTTCTGCTGAAGAACGAGCAAAACTTGAGTTAGATATTACCGGAAAGATACTACGAGCTAGCTGGTGTGGTGCTCGCTATGACATTCAAGGCGTTCTTCGTGAAGCATGTAGTAACTTACTAAAAAAACGTGTTCCTACTGAATTAAGGTTGAAAAGAGCTCATGCCTTATTGGAAATAGGAACGATATTTAGTAATGTGGAAGCTGATCCTGATGATCCTAACAGAATTTTCGAAAATCTAATTTTAgagaataagaaaaagaggaagaaaGGATCAGAAGCAAAACCTCCCAAAgcaacttaa
- the tma19 gene encoding translationally-controlled tumor protein, with protein sequence MLLYKDVISGDELVSDAYDLKEVDDIVYEADCQMVTVKQGGDVDIGANPSAEDAEENAEEGTETVNNLVYSFRLSPTSFDKKSYMSYIKGYMKAIKARLQESNPERVPVFEKNAIGFVKKILANFKDYDFYIGESMDPDAMVVLMNYREDGITPYMIFFKDGLVSEKF encoded by the coding sequence ATGTTGTTGTACAAGGACGTTATTTCTGGAGACGAACTCGTTTCTGACGCCTACGACTTGAAGGAGGTAGACGATATTGTCTACGAGGCTGATTGCCAAATGGTCACTGTCAAGCAAGGTGGTGATGTTGACATTGGTGCCAACCCTTCTGCCGAGGATGCTGAGGAGAATGCTGAAGAGGGTACTGAGACTGTAAACAATCTTGTTTACTCTTTCCGTTTAAGCCCTACTTCTTTTGACAAGAAGTCCTATATGTCTTACATCAAGGGTTACATGAAGGCTATCAAGGCTCGTCTTCAAGAAAGCAACCCCGAGCGTGTTCCTGTTTTCGAGAAGAATGCCATTGGATTCGTCAAGAAGATTTTGGCTAACTTCAAGGACTACGACTTTTACATTGGTGAGAGCATGGATCCCGACGCAATGGTTGTCTTAATGAACTACCGTGAGGATGGTATTACTCCCTACATGATCTTCTTCAAGGACGGTCTTGTTTCTGAGAAGTTCTAA
- the cbs2 gene encoding protein kinase activator, which translates to MTDVQETQKGALKEIQAFIRSRTSYDVLPTSFRLIVFDVTLFVKTSLSLLTLNNIVSAPLWDSEANKFAGLLTMADFVNVIKYYYQSSSFPEAIAEIDKFRLLGLREVERKIGAIPPETIYVHPMHSLMDACLAMSKSRARRIPLIDVDGETGSEMIVSVLTQYRILKFISMNCKETAMLRVPLNQMTIGTWSNLATASMETKVYDVIKMLAEKNISAVPIVNSEGTLLNVYESVDVMHLIQDGDYSNLDLSVGEALLKRPANFDGVHTCRATDRLDGIFDAIKHSRVHRLFVVDENLKLEGILSLADILNYIIYDKTTTPGVPEQTDNFESAV; encoded by the exons ATGACAGACGTTCAAGAGACCCAAAAAGGAGCACTC AAAGAAATTCAAGCATTTATACGCTCGCGTACAAGTTACGATGTTTTGCCTACGTCCTTCCGTTTAATCGTGTTCGATGTTACgctttttgtaaaaacaTCACTTTCTCTTCTTACATTAAACA ATATCGTCAGTGCTCCTTTATGGGACAGTGAAGCGAATAAGTTTGCGGGCCTTTTAACGATGGCGGATTTCGTCAATGTTATTAAGTATTATTACCAAAGCTCTTCATTTCCCGAGGCTATAGCTGAGATTGACAAATTTCGATTGTTGGGACTTCGTGAAGTGGAAAGAAAGATTGGCGCCATTCCTCCGGAAACTATATATGTTCATCCAATGCATAGTCTTATGGATGCTTGCTTAGCCATGTCAAAGAGCCGTGCTAGAAGAATTCCTTTAATTGACGTAGATGGCGAGACAGGCAGCGAAATGATTGTATCTGTTTTGACACAATAtcgaattttgaaatttatctCCATGAAT tGCAAAGAAACCGCAATGCTACGGGTACCATTAAACCAAATGACAATTGGGACATGGTCAAATTTAGCTACCGCGTCTATGGAAACGAAAGTCTATGATGTTATTAAAATGCTTGCCGAAAAGAATATATCTGCCGTCCCAATCGTTAATTCTGAAG GTACCCTGCTAAATGTCTATGAATCGGTGGATGTAATGCATCTTATACAAGATGGTGATTATAGTAATTTAGACTTGAGCGTAGGCGAGGCTTTATTGAAAAGACCAGCTAACTTTGATGGCGTCCACACTTGTCGAGCTACTGATCGTTTGGATGGTATTTTTGATGCTATTAAGCATTCCAGGGTTCATCGTCTTTTCGTGGTTGATGAAAACTTGAAGCTCGAAGGTATTTTATCTTTGGctgatattttaaattacatAATATACGATAAAACGACTACGCCCGGCGTTCCCGAACAAACTGATAATTTTGAATCTGCCGTATAA